One Etheostoma cragini isolate CJK2018 chromosome 18, CSU_Ecrag_1.0, whole genome shotgun sequence DNA window includes the following coding sequences:
- the LOC117961961 gene encoding heparan sulfate glucosamine 3-O-sulfotransferase 5 — translation MLFNQQALLRQKLFVLGSLAIGSVLYLVARVGTLDRLQPICPIESRLPPPEPEQIPLRTLQFKRGLLHELRKGNATKEQIRLHNLVQQLPRAIIIGVRKGGTRALLEMLNLHPAVVKASQEIHFFDNDQNYARGIDWYREKMPFSFPHQITIEKSPAYFITEEVPERIFKMNSSIKLLIIVREPTTRAVSDYTQVLEGKERKNKTYNKFEKLAIDSNTCEVNTKYKAVRTSIYTKHLERWLKYFPVEQFHIVDGDRLIADPLPELQLVERFLNLPSRISQYNLYFNATRGFYCLRFNIVFNKCLAGSKGRIHPDVDPLVVTKLQRFFHPFNQKFYQITGRTFNWP, via the exons ATGCTATTCAATCAGCAGGCATTGCTGAGACAGAAGCTCTTCGTTCTGGGCAGCCTTGCTATCGGAAGTGTCCTCTATCTCGTGGCCAGGGTTGGGACCTTGGATAG GCTACAGCCCATTTGCCCCATTGAGAGCAGACTGCCCCCTCCTGAGCCAGAGCAAATCCCCCTCCGAACCCTGCAGTTTAAACGTGGCCTGCTCCATGAACTACGCAAGGGCAATGCCACCAAGGAGCAAATCCGCCTGCACAACCTGGTCCAGCAGCTGCCCCGGGCCATCATCATTGGGGTGCGCAAGGGGGGCACCCGCGCCCTCCTGGAGATGCTCAACCTGCACCCAGCCGTGGTCAAGGCCTCGCAGGAGATCCACTTCTTTGATAATGACCAAAACTACGCCCGGGGCATCGACTGGTACAGGGAGAAAATGCCCTTTTCCTTCCCTCATCAGATCACCATTGAGAAGAGCCCTGCCTACTTCATCACAGAGGAGGTCCCTGAACGCATCTTCAAGATGAACTCCTCCATCAAGCTGCTCATCATCGTGCGCGAGCCCACCACCCGAGCCGTGTCCGACTACACGCAAGTGCTGGAGGGCAAGGAGCGCAAAAATAAGACCTACAACAAGTTTGAGAAGCTAGCCATCGACTCCAACACCTGCGAGGTGAACACAAAGTACAAAGCGGTGCGGACCAGCATCTACACCAAACACTTGGAGCGCTGGCTGAAGTACTTTCCTGTGGAGCAGTTCCACATCGTGGACGGGGACCGCCTCATTGCCGACCCGCTGCCGGAGCTGCAGCTTGTCGAGCGCTTCCTCAACCTTCCCTCGAGAATCAGCCAATACAACCTGTACTTCAACGCAACCAGGGGATTTTACTGTCTGCGATTTAACATAGTCTTCAACAAGTGCCTGGCAGGCAGCAAGGGCCGCATCCATCCAGACGTGGACCCACTGGTGGTGACTAAACTGCAGAGGTTCTTTCACCCCTTCAATCAGAAGTTTTACCAGATCACAGGCAGGACATTCAACTGGCCATGA